One Azospirillum lipoferum 4B DNA segment encodes these proteins:
- the glpK gene encoding glycerol kinase GlpK encodes MSKAGHILAIDQGTTSSRAILFDGRGRPLAEARREFPQHYPGDGWVEHDPSDILRDVRAVARGAVENAGIDVASIAAIGITNQRETAVVWDRATGEPIHRAIVWQDRRTAPLCHDLVADGHAELVRSKTGLLIDAYFSATKIAWIIDHVPGARARAERGELCFGTIDSFLIYHLTGRRVHATDATNASRTMLFDIHAQDWDDELLRLFRVPRAMLPRVLDSSDDFGETDPELLGRPIPIAGVAGDQQAAAFGQACLTPGMAKSTYGTGCFALINTGETPVVSKNRLLTTVAYRLNGKAAYAQEGSIFVAGAAIKWLRDGIGIITHASQTDDMATRVPDSHGVYFVPAFVGLGAPHWDSEARAAIFGMTLDVGPAHIARAALEAVAYQTRDLMEAMAGDWGGTINALRVDGGMAANDWLCQFLADLLNMPVERPKVIETTALGAACLAALRVGVFNGLESVSDAWGSERRFDPRMEQGKRDRLYDGWRDAVERVRSDR; translated from the coding sequence ATGAGCAAGGCCGGTCACATCCTCGCCATCGACCAGGGCACCACCTCGTCGCGGGCGATCCTGTTCGACGGCCGGGGGAGGCCGCTGGCCGAGGCGCGGCGCGAGTTTCCGCAGCATTACCCCGGCGACGGCTGGGTCGAGCATGATCCGTCCGACATCCTGCGCGATGTCCGCGCCGTGGCGCGCGGGGCGGTGGAGAATGCCGGAATCGATGTGGCATCCATCGCCGCCATCGGCATCACCAACCAGCGCGAAACCGCCGTGGTGTGGGACCGCGCGACCGGCGAGCCGATCCACCGCGCCATCGTCTGGCAGGACCGCCGCACCGCGCCGCTCTGCCACGATCTGGTTGCCGACGGCCATGCCGAACTGGTGCGTTCCAAGACCGGCCTGCTGATCGACGCCTATTTCTCCGCCACCAAGATCGCCTGGATTATCGACCATGTGCCGGGCGCCCGCGCGCGGGCCGAGCGGGGCGAGCTGTGCTTCGGCACCATCGACAGTTTCCTGATCTACCACCTGACCGGCCGCCGGGTGCATGCGACCGACGCGACCAACGCCTCGCGCACCATGCTGTTCGACATCCATGCCCAGGATTGGGACGACGAGCTGCTGAGGCTGTTCCGTGTGCCGCGCGCCATGCTGCCGCGGGTGCTCGACAGCTCCGACGATTTCGGTGAGACCGATCCGGAGCTGCTCGGCCGGCCGATCCCCATCGCCGGCGTGGCGGGCGACCAGCAGGCGGCGGCTTTCGGACAAGCCTGCCTGACGCCGGGCATGGCGAAATCGACCTACGGCACCGGTTGCTTCGCGCTGATCAACACCGGCGAGACGCCGGTGGTGTCGAAGAACCGGCTGCTGACCACGGTCGCCTACCGTCTGAACGGCAAGGCGGCCTATGCGCAGGAAGGCTCGATCTTCGTGGCGGGAGCCGCGATCAAGTGGCTGCGCGACGGCATCGGCATCATCACCCACGCCAGCCAGACCGACGACATGGCCACCCGCGTGCCCGACAGCCACGGCGTCTATTTCGTCCCGGCCTTCGTGGGCTTGGGCGCGCCGCACTGGGATTCGGAGGCCCGCGCCGCGATCTTCGGCATGACGCTGGACGTCGGCCCGGCCCACATCGCCCGCGCGGCGCTGGAGGCCGTCGCCTACCAGACCCGCGACCTGATGGAGGCGATGGCGGGCGATTGGGGCGGCACCATCAATGCGCTGCGCGTCGACGGCGGCATGGCCGCCAACGACTGGCTCTGCCAATTCCTGGCCGACCTGCTGAACATGCCGGTGGAGCGCCCGAAGGTGATCGAGACCACGGCGCTGGGCGCCGCCTGCCTTGCGGCGCTGCGGGTCGGCGTGTTCAACGGGCTGGAGTCGGTTTCCGACGCCTGGGGCAGCGAGCGCCGCTTCGACCCGCGCATGGAACAGGGCAAGCGCGACCGCCTCTATGACGGCTGGCGCGACGCCGTGGAGCGGGTGCGGTCCGATCGCTGA
- a CDS encoding ABC transporter substrate-binding protein: MLQHQTLRRRLSGAVMAGGIGVLMAMGSAAPSAAMTPEQEAVAKRIIEELQPSTLSKDEQMKELEWFVKAAEPYKGMEINVVSETITTHEYESKTLAKLFSELTGIKLKHDLIQEGDVIEKLQTQMQSGRNVYDAYVNDSDLIGTHVRYGQAVALSDFMTGEGKDVTLPTLDLKDFIGTSFTTGPDGKLYQLPDQQFANLYWFRADWFARPDLKEKFKAKYGYDLGVPLDWSAYEDIAEFFTNDVKEIDGVRVYGHMDYGKKDPSLGWRFTDAWLSMAGAGDKGLPNGKPVDEWGLRVEGCRPSGASVARGGDTNGPAAVYSLTKYIDWLKKYAPPEASGMTFSEAGPVPAQGAVAQQIFWYTAFTADMTKAGLPVVNADGTPKWRMAPSPRGPYWEQGMKLGYQDVGSWTLLKSTPAERRKAAWLYAQFTVSKTASLKKTLVGLTPIRDSDIRSEAMTQVAPKLGGLVEFYRSPARVSWTPTGTNVPDYPKLAPLWWQNIAEAVTGERTPQQAMDNLAEQMEQVLARMERANIGGECAPKLNPKKDAKEWFAAPGAPKAKLDNEKPKGQTIAYDDLLKAWKEGRAQ, encoded by the coding sequence ATGCTTCAGCACCAGACTCTGCGGCGCCGTCTGTCCGGCGCGGTGATGGCCGGCGGCATCGGCGTTCTGATGGCGATGGGGTCGGCGGCGCCGTCCGCCGCCATGACGCCGGAACAGGAAGCCGTCGCCAAGCGCATCATCGAGGAACTCCAGCCCTCCACGCTGTCCAAGGACGAGCAGATGAAGGAGCTGGAATGGTTCGTGAAGGCGGCCGAGCCCTACAAGGGCATGGAGATCAACGTCGTCTCCGAAACCATCACCACGCACGAATATGAATCGAAGACTCTGGCCAAACTGTTCAGCGAGCTGACCGGCATCAAGCTGAAGCACGACCTGATCCAGGAAGGCGACGTCATCGAGAAGCTGCAGACGCAGATGCAGTCGGGGCGCAACGTCTATGACGCCTACGTCAACGACAGCGACCTGATCGGCACCCATGTCCGCTACGGCCAGGCGGTCGCCCTGTCCGACTTCATGACGGGCGAGGGCAAGGACGTCACCCTGCCGACGCTGGATCTCAAGGATTTCATCGGCACCAGCTTCACCACCGGCCCGGACGGCAAGCTCTACCAGCTGCCCGACCAGCAGTTCGCCAACCTCTACTGGTTCCGTGCCGACTGGTTCGCCCGTCCCGACCTGAAGGAGAAGTTCAAGGCCAAGTACGGCTACGATCTGGGCGTCCCGCTCGACTGGTCGGCCTATGAGGACATCGCCGAGTTCTTCACCAACGACGTGAAGGAGATCGACGGCGTCCGCGTCTACGGTCACATGGATTACGGCAAGAAGGATCCGTCGCTCGGCTGGCGCTTCACCGATGCGTGGCTGTCGATGGCCGGCGCCGGCGACAAGGGCCTGCCGAACGGCAAGCCGGTGGACGAGTGGGGCCTCCGCGTCGAGGGCTGCCGTCCGTCCGGCGCCTCGGTCGCGCGCGGCGGCGATACCAACGGCCCGGCTGCCGTCTATTCGCTGACCAAATACATCGACTGGCTGAAGAAGTACGCCCCGCCGGAAGCCTCGGGCATGACCTTCTCCGAAGCCGGCCCGGTGCCGGCCCAGGGCGCGGTCGCCCAGCAGATCTTCTGGTACACCGCCTTCACCGCCGACATGACCAAGGCGGGCCTGCCGGTGGTCAATGCCGACGGCACGCCGAAATGGCGCATGGCCCCCTCGCCGCGCGGGCCCTACTGGGAGCAGGGCATGAAGCTCGGCTACCAGGACGTCGGGTCCTGGACGCTGCTGAAGTCCACCCCGGCCGAGCGTCGCAAGGCCGCCTGGCTCTACGCCCAGTTCACCGTGTCGAAGACCGCGTCGCTGAAGAAGACCCTGGTCGGCCTGACGCCGATCCGCGACAGCGACATCCGGTCCGAGGCGATGACCCAGGTTGCTCCGAAGCTGGGCGGTCTGGTCGAGTTCTACCGCAGCCCGGCCCGCGTTTCCTGGACCCCGACCGGCACCAACGTGCCGGACTATCCGAAGCTGGCCCCGCTGTGGTGGCAGAACATCGCCGAAGCCGTGACGGGTGAGCGCACCCCGCAGCAGGCGATGGACAATCTCGCCGAGCAGATGGAGCAGGTGCTGGCCCGCATGGAGCGCGCCAACATCGGTGGCGAGTGCGCGCCCAAGCTGAACCCGAAGAAGGACGCCAAGGAGTGGTTCGCCGCCCCCGGCGCCCCGAAGGCCAAGCTCGACAACGAGAAGCCCAAGGGTCAGACCATCGCCTATGACGACCTGCTGAAGGCCTGGAAGGAAGGCCGCGCCCAGTAA
- a CDS encoding DUF2160 domain-containing protein produces MEWMAWTAPTAIFFLCIALMLAGMTVWEVMSPTVEAKGFLPMRTTRGDRLFIGLLSSAFIHLGWLAATDMSLWGAFAVSLAWIALVIRFG; encoded by the coding sequence ATGGAATGGATGGCGTGGACCGCGCCGACCGCGATCTTCTTCCTCTGCATCGCTTTGATGCTGGCCGGCATGACGGTGTGGGAGGTGATGTCGCCGACGGTGGAGGCCAAGGGCTTCCTGCCGATGCGCACCACCCGCGGCGACCGGCTGTTCATCGGCCTGCTCAGCAGCGCCTTCATCCATCTGGGCTGGCTCGCTGCGACCGACATGTCGCTGTGGGGCGCCTTCGCGGTCTCGCTCGCGTGGATCGCACTGGTGATCCGGTTCGGCTGA
- a CDS encoding carbohydrate ABC transporter permease, whose product MLPIYWMVNMSFKTNEEILSGLTLYPHNPTLRNYAVIFTDPSWYSGYINSIYYVTLNTIISLSVALPAAYAFSRYRFIGDKHVFFWLLTNKMAPPAVFLLPFFQLYQTVGLFDTHIAVALAHCLFNVPLAVWILEGFMSGVPREMDEMAYIDGYSFPRFFGTVFLPMIRAGVGVTAFFCFMFSWVELLLARTLTSVDAKPIAATMTRTVSASGMDWGLLAAAGVLTILPGALVIWFVRNYIAKGFALGRV is encoded by the coding sequence ATGCTGCCCATCTACTGGATGGTCAACATGTCCTTCAAGACGAACGAGGAGATCCTGTCGGGCCTGACGTTGTATCCGCACAACCCGACGCTGCGCAATTACGCGGTCATCTTCACCGATCCCAGCTGGTACAGCGGCTACATCAACTCGATCTATTATGTGACGCTGAACACCATCATCTCGCTGTCGGTGGCTCTGCCGGCGGCCTATGCCTTCTCGCGCTACCGCTTCATCGGCGACAAGCACGTCTTCTTCTGGCTGCTGACCAACAAGATGGCGCCGCCGGCCGTGTTCCTGCTGCCCTTCTTCCAGCTCTACCAGACGGTCGGGCTGTTCGACACGCACATCGCGGTGGCGCTGGCCCACTGCCTGTTCAATGTGCCGCTGGCGGTCTGGATCCTGGAAGGCTTCATGTCCGGCGTGCCGCGCGAGATGGACGAGATGGCCTACATCGACGGCTACAGCTTCCCGCGCTTCTTCGGCACGGTCTTCCTGCCGATGATCCGGGCCGGGGTCGGCGTCACCGCCTTCTTCTGCTTCATGTTCAGCTGGGTGGAGCTGCTGCTGGCCCGCACGCTGACCTCGGTCGATGCCAAGCCGATCGCCGCCACCATGACCCGCACCGTCAGCGCGTCTGGCATGGACTGGGGATTGCTGGCCGCCGCCGGCGTGCTGACCATCCTGCCGGGCGCGCTGGTGATCTGGTTCGTCCGCAACTACATCGCCAAGGGCTTCGCCCTGGGTCGCGTCTAA